The following are from one region of the Gammaproteobacteria bacterium genome:
- a CDS encoding winged helix-turn-helix transcriptional regulator gives MEMNIAIKALAALAHETRLTIFRMLVQAGESGFQAGQLARELGIPNATLSFHLKELTHAELVIARQESRFIYYSANFTTMNALIGYLTENCCAGTPCGIVEVCCDERDS, from the coding sequence ATGGAAATGAATATTGCAATTAAAGCGCTTGCCGCCCTGGCCCATGAAACCCGCCTCACGATATTCCGAATGCTGGTTCAGGCCGGTGAATCCGGGTTTCAAGCGGGCCAGCTTGCCAGGGAATTGGGCATTCCCAATGCAACGCTGTCTTTTCATCTGAAAGAATTGACTCACGCAGAACTGGTGATTGCCCGGCAGGAAAGCCGCTTCATTTATTATTCGGCAAATTTTACAACCATGAATGCATTAATAGGTTATCTCACCGAGAACTGTTGCGCCGGTACACCCTGCGGCATTGTTGAAGTGTGTTGCGATGAAAGAGACAGCTAA
- the umuD gene encoding translesion error-prone DNA polymerase V autoproteolytic subunit, with protein sequence MSNRGGKRENAGRPAGQGKYGESTVTMRIPQSQTATIKSFLEALQRKRAKAVEENVIAEIQLDEFFTPAISEQPTLLPLFSTKVAAGFPSPADDHVEKRLDISEFMIDHAASTFFVTIKGDSMIDVGLLPGDKVVVDRSKTPGIGDIVLAVVDREFTIKILDHGANKMPRLMPANSSGAYKPIYIRPDTQFEIFGVVIGSFRRFK encoded by the coding sequence ATGTCCAATCGTGGCGGGAAAAGAGAAAATGCAGGCAGGCCAGCTGGCCAGGGTAAATATGGCGAATCGACAGTAACAATGCGCATACCGCAAAGCCAGACGGCAACGATCAAAAGCTTTCTGGAAGCTTTGCAACGCAAAAGAGCGAAAGCTGTGGAAGAGAATGTTATCGCAGAAATCCAATTGGATGAGTTTTTTACACCTGCGATCAGTGAACAACCTACGCTATTGCCATTGTTTTCCACCAAGGTGGCGGCGGGCTTTCCCAGTCCAGCCGATGATCATGTCGAGAAGCGCCTGGATATCAGCGAATTCATGATCGACCATGCAGCGTCGACGTTCTTCGTCACGATCAAGGGAGATTCGATGATCGACGTTGGTCTGTTGCCGGGCGATAAAGTGGTGGTGGATCGCTCTAAAACGCCCGGTATCGGCGATATTGTACTGGCTGTGGTGGATCGGGAATTTACCATTAAAATCCTTGATCACGGCGCGAACAAAATGCCAAGGCTGATGCCAGCCAATTCTTCAGGTGCTTACAAACCCATTTACATTCGCCCGGATACGCAGTTTGAGATTTTTGGCGTCGTGATAGGATCGTTCCGCCGTTTTAAATGA
- a CDS encoding tyrosine-type recombinase/integrase has product MKSKLMLSSSHTRKKINEYLSATQAKNTQLAYQYDIAHFLKSGGKIPATPRCIASYLAVHANTLSLATLNRRVVAINHAHKDKGLKSPTRSALVTDTLRGIRRINGSKQRQVMPLLKSDLMKITKRLTGLIGIRDKALLLIGFAGAFRRSELVALQVEDVRFVMEGVLIQVRRSKTDQNGVGRKVAIPFIKGHHCPGRALKMWLEKSGVKTGALFRRMNRFDQVTDYGICAASVALIVKQRVRDAGLNPEQYSGHSLRAGLVTSAAQAGVSSWKIRQQTAHKSDLMLQRYIRDSQLFVNNAVSQIW; this is encoded by the coding sequence GTGAAAAGCAAACTAATGCTCTCAAGCAGCCATACCCGTAAAAAGATAAACGAATATCTGTCGGCCACGCAAGCCAAGAATACACAACTGGCTTACCAATACGATATTGCCCACTTTCTGAAAAGCGGCGGCAAGATTCCGGCAACACCGCGATGCATCGCATCCTATCTGGCAGTTCATGCCAATACATTATCACTGGCTACATTGAACCGGCGCGTGGTGGCCATCAACCATGCTCACAAAGATAAAGGACTGAAATCACCGACTCGATCCGCATTGGTAACTGATACCTTGCGCGGTATCCGGCGTATCAATGGCAGCAAGCAACGGCAAGTCATGCCGTTGCTAAAATCTGATCTGATGAAGATTACGAAAAGACTCACTGGATTGATTGGTATCCGTGACAAAGCATTACTGCTGATCGGTTTTGCCGGTGCATTCCGCCGCTCTGAATTGGTGGCGTTACAGGTGGAAGATGTGCGATTTGTGATGGAAGGCGTACTGATCCAAGTCCGGCGCAGCAAGACCGATCAAAATGGGGTCGGGCGAAAAGTGGCGATTCCGTTTATCAAAGGCCATCATTGCCCTGGGCGTGCATTAAAAATGTGGCTGGAAAAATCAGGCGTCAAAACCGGCGCATTGTTTCGCCGCATGAACCGCTTTGATCAAGTCACTGATTATGGAATATGTGCAGCATCGGTAGCATTGATCGTCAAACAACGCGTGCGTGATGCTGGTTTGAATCCGGAACAGTATTCAGGTCATAGTCTACGGGCTGGATTAGTAACCAGTGCAGCGCAAGCCGGAGTCAGTTCCTGGAAAATCCGTCAACAAACTGCGCATAAGTCCGATCTGATGTTGCAACGCTATATCCGTGATAGTCAGTTGTTTGTGAATAATGCGGTCAGCCAAATTTGGTAG
- a CDS encoding type II toxin-antitoxin system ParD family antitoxin, translated as MQSMNISLPDPLKQFVDGQIAQGRYSSASEYIRELIRADEKRKAEEQLEAKLLEGLSSQESELTAEDWSDIRKEALAKLEARQKQR; from the coding sequence ATGCAAAGTATGAATATTTCTCTGCCCGACCCTCTGAAACAATTTGTGGATGGACAGATCGCCCAAGGTCGCTATAGCAGCGCCAGCGAGTATATTCGCGAATTGATCCGTGCTGATGAAAAACGCAAAGCGGAAGAACAACTTGAAGCCAAGTTGCTGGAAGGATTGAGTAGTCAGGAAAGTGAATTAACGGCGGAAGATTGGAGCGATATTCGCAAAGAAGCCTTAGCTAAGCTCGAAGCCAGACAAAAGCAACGCTGA
- a CDS encoding arsenate reductase ArsC gives MNVLFLCTGNSCRSILAEATFNHLAPKGWQAMSAGSKPTGKVHPRSLALLEREGIATEGLCSKSWDNLPATPDIVITVCGNAAGETCPAYLGPALRSHWGVDDPAEATGTEEEINTAFAQAYQTLREGIETFLSLPLDDLQQNPSAFRTKLDYIGILKFKPPQSK, from the coding sequence ATGAATGTATTATTTCTGTGCACTGGAAATTCTTGCCGCTCTATTCTCGCGGAAGCCACTTTCAATCATCTGGCACCCAAAGGCTGGCAAGCGATGAGCGCGGGCAGCAAACCCACCGGAAAAGTTCATCCGCGTTCACTCGCTCTACTTGAACGCGAAGGTATTGCAACCGAAGGGCTTTGTAGTAAATCATGGGACAACTTGCCGGCTACACCGGATATTGTAATTACTGTCTGCGGCAACGCCGCCGGTGAAACCTGCCCGGCGTATCTCGGGCCCGCGCTACGCTCGCATTGGGGTGTCGATGATCCCGCCGAAGCGACGGGAACCGAAGAAGAAATCAACACAGCATTTGCGCAGGCGTATCAAACCTTGCGCGAGGGCATCGAAACTTTTTTATCGCTGCCGCTCGATGATTTACAGCAAAATCCTTCCGCCTTCCGGACGAAACTGGACTACATCGGCATTTTGAAATTCAAGCCGCCACAATCAAAGTGA
- a CDS encoding IS5 family transposase (programmed frameshift), which produces MEITETQYQQIEHCMPRQRGNVSHSNLQILNAILYVTEHGCKWRGLPKRFGNWHTIYTRMNRWAKSGVLQKVFEQLQHQQIIRIKIEAVSMDSTSIKVHPDGTGAFKKNGPQSIGKSRGGWTTKIHLVAADTRTAITFSLSPGHTHDAPEGRQLLLALGPVSSPTHLLMDRAYEGDQTRQLALELGYIPVVPPKTNRLELWEYDRAMYKKRNEIERLFRRLKGFRRIFSRFDKLDVIFLSFIHFALIVEALR; this is translated from the exons ATGGAAATCACCGAAACTCAATATCAACAGATCGAACACTGCATGCCGCGCCAGCGTGGCAATGTCAGTCATTCCAATCTACAAATTCTCAATGCTATTCTGTATGTTACCGAGCATGGTTGCAAGTGGCGCGGACTACCCAAGCGTTTCGGTAATTGGCATACCATCTACACTCGAATGAATCGATGGGCGAAAAGCGGCGTGCTTCAAAAAGTTTTTGAGCAGCTGCAGCATCAACAAATCATTCGCATCAAGATTGAAGCCGTTTCGATGGATAGCACCAGCATCAAAGTGCACCCTGATGGTACTGGTGCAT TTAAAAAAAACGGCCCGCAATCCATCGGCAAATCCCGAGGTGGCTGGACCACTAAAATTCATCTGGTTGCCGCAGATACCAGAACAGCCATAACTTTTTCCTTATCTCCGGGGCATACACATGACGCACCGGAAGGACGACAACTCCTGTTAGCACTCGGCCCCGTCTCTTCTCCTACTCATCTGCTGATGGATCGCGCTTATGAGGGTGATCAAACCAGACAGCTTGCATTGGAGCTCGGTTATATCCCGGTTGTCCCACCCAAAACTAATCGGCTGGAGCTCTGGGAATATGACCGCGCCATGTACAAAAAACGCAATGAGATCGAAAGATTATTCCGCAGACTCAAGGGATTCCGTCGAATATTCTCCAGATTCGACAAACTGGATGTCATTTTTCTCTCATTCATCCATTTCGCTCTCATCGTCGAAGCACTTAGGTAG
- a CDS encoding glyoxalase/bleomycin resistance/dioxygenase family protein — translation MKRFHVHIAVDNLQDNIRFYSALFGVEPSVSKLDYAKWMLEDPYINFAISARGAKPGLDHVGIQVDSDDALTEVNQRLMQAGLPAAEQQNAQCCYASSNKYWTIDPQGIAWEAFHSLATVPVFGQDTAIPTKTETCCAA, via the coding sequence ATGAAACGTTTTCATGTCCATATTGCCGTCGATAATCTGCAGGATAATATCCGCTTTTACTCGGCGCTTTTCGGTGTCGAACCATCCGTCAGCAAGCTGGATTACGCCAAATGGATGCTGGAAGATCCGTATATTAATTTCGCCATATCGGCGCGAGGTGCAAAGCCGGGTTTGGATCATGTAGGAATCCAAGTTGATTCTGACGATGCCTTAACCGAAGTAAACCAGCGCTTGATGCAAGCCGGTTTGCCTGCTGCGGAACAACAAAATGCACAATGCTGTTATGCTTCGTCAAATAAATACTGGACAATTGATCCGCAAGGCATTGCCTGGGAAGCGTTTCATTCACTGGCCACCGTCCCGGTATTCGGACAGGATACCGCCATTCCCACTAAAACCGAAACCTGTTGCGCGGCCTGA
- a CDS encoding GIY-YIG nuclease family protein, whose amino-acid sequence MSTLLPCYVLLDLETTGATPTQDRITEIGLIRYENGIEVGRWNTLINPEVSISPFIQRLTGITQDMVDHAPTFAQVCETLLQWLDQAVLCAHNVRFDYGFLKNEFKRIGITFQKKLLCTVKLSRKLYPQHHSHSLNAIIERFQLVCTQRHRAMGDTEMMAAFIDVAIREFGESTVQETVKTLLKQQATPTGLDHLDIHTIPETCGVYLFHGDSALLYVGKSVSLRSRVFNHFQGDHSSAKEMRIAQEIKRVEYRITSGELGALLLESRLIKENQPIHNRQLRRERQLCAWQVSSDPNAKPLMTLINDSDIDWRAAENVYGTFKTKRQAVEVLNKLADEYGLCDKTLGLEKGSGVCFAHQLKHCKGLCAGKESAESHWLRLLTALSHHKLLTWPYAGRIGIKEHNPHYDITEIHVFDQWCHLGSVKDHRELEELSAQPCFDRDTYRYLLKFLNRKDVEVIALHG is encoded by the coding sequence ATGAGTACACTGTTGCCGTGTTATGTATTGCTGGATCTGGAAACGACAGGAGCCACGCCAACCCAGGATCGCATCACTGAAATCGGTTTGATCCGTTACGAAAACGGCATCGAAGTCGGTCGCTGGAATACACTCATCAATCCGGAAGTCAGTATCTCACCCTTCATTCAGCGGCTGACGGGAATCACCCAGGACATGGTCGACCATGCGCCTACTTTTGCTCAAGTGTGCGAAACACTGTTGCAATGGCTCGATCAGGCGGTATTGTGCGCGCACAATGTGCGTTTCGATTATGGTTTTCTCAAAAACGAATTCAAGCGCATCGGCATTACTTTCCAAAAGAAACTGCTATGCACGGTCAAACTCTCCAGAAAACTCTATCCGCAGCATCATTCACATAGCCTCAACGCCATTATTGAGCGGTTTCAGTTAGTCTGTACCCAGCGTCACCGCGCCATGGGCGATACGGAAATGATGGCGGCATTCATTGATGTTGCGATCCGCGAATTCGGCGAATCAACCGTACAGGAAACCGTCAAAACACTGCTGAAGCAGCAAGCGACCCCAACGGGACTCGATCACCTGGATATCCATACCATTCCAGAAACCTGTGGTGTTTATTTATTCCACGGCGATAGCGCATTGCTGTATGTCGGCAAAAGCGTTTCATTGCGCTCCCGTGTATTCAACCATTTCCAGGGCGATCATAGCTCAGCCAAGGAAATGCGCATTGCACAGGAAATCAAACGGGTTGAATACCGCATCACCAGCGGAGAACTGGGCGCACTGCTACTGGAATCGCGCCTGATCAAGGAAAATCAACCCATCCATAACCGGCAGCTTAGACGCGAGCGGCAACTCTGTGCCTGGCAAGTATCGAGCGACCCCAATGCCAAACCACTGATGACCTTGATCAATGACAGCGACATCGACTGGCGTGCCGCAGAAAATGTCTATGGCACTTTCAAAACCAAGCGGCAGGCCGTGGAGGTTTTAAACAAGCTGGCTGACGAATACGGACTATGCGATAAGACATTGGGATTGGAAAAAGGCTCCGGTGTGTGTTTTGCGCATCAGTTAAAACACTGCAAAGGCTTATGTGCTGGAAAAGAATCCGCCGAATCACACTGGCTGCGCCTGCTCACGGCATTAAGTCATCACAAGCTACTGACTTGGCCGTATGCTGGCCGTATCGGCATCAAGGAGCATAACCCGCACTACGACATCACAGAAATACACGTCTTTGACCAGTGGTGCCATCTGGGGAGCGTCAAGGATCATCGGGAATTAGAGGAATTATCAGCACAGCCGTGTTTTGACCGGGATACTTACCGTTATCTGCTTAAATTCCTGAATCGCAAAGATGTTGAAGTAATCGCATTGCATGGATAA
- a CDS encoding DEAD/DEAH box helicase family protein, with the protein MSDAFFKKPILNSPYEYPAAHWEMVEGLPTQNIVNSRRRAEFITPIPKPKKHKETKSQELFDESMGLGGEGRQKYDPISIINELRSHIDAWRLLPSERDWMVTPDTARLLKHWRHHEFNGIRPFFCQVEAVEVAIWLTEVAPKLGARGKKFLDYLDNVNADANPGLMRLALKLATGAGKTTVMSMLIAWQTINAVRQPSSKRFTRGFLIVAPGLTIKDRLRVLQPNDPDSYYKNREIVPNDMLADLERAKIVITNYHAFKLRERVEISAGGRALLKGKRGEDLNTLETEGQMIQRVMPELMGIKNIMVLNDEAHHCYREKSGDDEEGDLTSDEKKEAESNLEAARLWINGLEIVAKNLGINRITDLSATPFFLRGSGYAEGTLFPWTMSDFSLMDAIECGIVKLPRVPVADNIPGAEMPKFRELWKHIGPKMPKKGRGKGAQLDPLSIPVELQTALEALYGHYEKTFTLWDKEGIKVPPCFIVVCNNTATSKLVYDYISGFRPINEDGSTGFENGRLKLFRNFDEHGEPLARPNTLLIDSEQLESGEALDTSFREMASDEIDRFRREIIERTGDQRAADNLTDQDLLREVMNTVGKYGALGGNIRCVVSVSMLTEGWDANTVTHVLGVRAFGTQLLCEQVIGRALRRQSYELNEENRFNVEYADVLGIPFDFTAKPVVAPPLPPRKTIHVKAVRPQRDHLEIRFPRVTGYRVELPDERLTAEFNNDSVLVLTPDLVGPSVTQNSGIIGEAVDLNLVHTGDLRHSTLLFHLTQRLLYTKWRDPGEEPKMHLFGQLKRITKQWLDTCLVCKGGTYPAQLMYQELADMASNRITAAITLSEQNKNRPIKALLDPYNPTGSTTNVNFNTSKTDRWETSPLKSHINWVILDSDWEGEFCRVAESHPQVISYVKNHSLGLEVPYRYGSETRKYRPDFIVQINDGKDDPLNMIVEIKGYRREDAKEKKLTMDTYWVPGVNNLKSFGRWAFVEFADVFEMEHDFKKKVEEHFEKMIVEAMGKGQ; encoded by the coding sequence ATGTCTGATGCGTTTTTTAAGAAACCAATCCTGAATTCGCCCTACGAATACCCAGCAGCTCACTGGGAAATGGTGGAAGGTCTTCCGACCCAAAATATTGTAAATTCTCGCCGCCGCGCAGAGTTCATCACTCCCATTCCCAAGCCTAAGAAACACAAAGAAACCAAGTCCCAAGAACTATTTGATGAAAGCATGGGGCTGGGGGGAGAAGGACGCCAAAAATACGATCCGATTTCCATTATCAATGAACTGAGAAGCCATATTGATGCTTGGCGTTTGCTACCTAGCGAACGTGACTGGATGGTGACGCCCGATACCGCGCGACTATTGAAGCATTGGCGACATCATGAATTCAATGGTATTCGCCCCTTCTTTTGTCAGGTCGAAGCAGTTGAGGTTGCAATTTGGTTGACGGAAGTAGCGCCAAAGCTTGGTGCCAGAGGAAAAAAATTTCTTGATTACCTCGACAATGTCAATGCTGACGCCAACCCCGGTCTGATGCGCTTAGCACTCAAACTTGCGACGGGAGCAGGAAAAACCACCGTTATGTCCATGCTCATTGCATGGCAAACGATCAATGCGGTTCGCCAGCCCAGCAGCAAGAGATTTACCAGAGGTTTTTTGATTGTTGCTCCAGGTCTGACAATCAAAGACCGCCTACGGGTGTTGCAGCCCAATGACCCGGACAGCTACTACAAAAACCGTGAGATCGTTCCAAACGATATGCTTGCCGATTTGGAGCGGGCAAAGATTGTCATCACCAACTATCACGCGTTCAAGCTGCGCGAGCGCGTTGAAATATCTGCCGGGGGTAGAGCTTTACTGAAGGGTAAACGCGGCGAAGATTTGAACACTCTTGAAACAGAAGGCCAGATGATCCAGCGCGTCATGCCTGAGTTGATGGGCATAAAAAATATCATGGTGCTCAATGACGAAGCGCACCACTGTTACCGTGAAAAGTCAGGTGATGATGAAGAAGGTGATTTAACTTCCGACGAGAAGAAGGAAGCAGAAAGCAATCTGGAGGCAGCCCGCCTTTGGATTAACGGACTGGAAATCGTTGCCAAAAATCTCGGCATCAATCGCATCACTGATTTGTCTGCGACGCCATTTTTCCTGCGCGGTTCAGGTTATGCCGAAGGAACACTGTTTCCTTGGACAATGAGCGACTTCTCCCTGATGGATGCTATTGAATGCGGCATTGTGAAATTGCCCCGTGTTCCTGTGGCTGACAATATCCCCGGCGCTGAAATGCCCAAATTCAGGGAGCTGTGGAAACATATCGGCCCAAAAATGCCAAAGAAAGGCCGGGGCAAAGGCGCACAACTTGATCCATTAAGCATTCCGGTCGAATTGCAAACGGCGCTCGAAGCTTTATATGGACATTACGAAAAAACGTTCACGCTCTGGGATAAGGAAGGTATCAAAGTTCCGCCGTGCTTCATTGTTGTTTGCAACAACACGGCAACGTCCAAGCTGGTCTATGACTATATTTCAGGATTCCGCCCAATAAACGAAGATGGTTCAACGGGATTTGAAAACGGACGTCTGAAATTATTCCGAAATTTTGATGAGCACGGCGAACCTTTAGCTCGACCAAACACGCTCTTGATAGACAGCGAACAACTCGAATCCGGCGAAGCACTGGATACCAGTTTCCGCGAAATGGCATCTGATGAAATCGACCGTTTTCGCCGTGAAATCATCGAGCGGACAGGCGATCAACGTGCTGCTGATAATCTGACCGACCAGGATTTGCTCCGCGAGGTCATGAACACCGTCGGTAAATATGGGGCACTGGGAGGCAATATCCGTTGTGTGGTATCCGTGTCCATGCTCACCGAAGGCTGGGACGCGAACACAGTAACCCACGTTCTCGGCGTTCGGGCATTTGGAACGCAGTTGCTTTGTGAGCAGGTGATTGGTCGCGCCCTGCGTCGGCAATCCTATGAGCTCAATGAAGAAAACCGGTTCAACGTCGAATATGCCGATGTGCTGGGTATTCCATTCGACTTTACGGCCAAACCAGTCGTTGCGCCGCCCCTACCACCGCGAAAAACCATTCACGTTAAGGCCGTGCGTCCACAGCGCGATCACTTGGAAATCCGTTTCCCTCGCGTAACGGGCTACCGGGTAGAGCTGCCAGACGAAAGGCTCACAGCAGAATTCAATAATGATTCCGTTCTTGTGCTGACACCGGATTTGGTCGGCCCGTCTGTTACGCAAAATTCAGGGATTATTGGCGAAGCAGTTGACCTGAATCTTGTACATACTGGCGATTTGCGCCATTCCACGCTTCTTTTTCATTTGACACAGCGCTTGCTGTATACCAAGTGGCGTGATCCAGGTGAAGAGCCAAAAATGCATTTATTCGGCCAGCTCAAACGTATTACGAAGCAGTGGCTTGATACTTGTCTTGTTTGCAAAGGCGGCACATATCCTGCGCAGCTCATGTACCAAGAACTGGCTGACATGGCTAGTAACAGGATTACCGCAGCGATCACGCTATCTGAACAGAACAAGAATCGCCCAATAAAAGCCTTGCTCGATCCCTATAATCCTACGGGTTCGACGACAAACGTTAACTTCAATACCTCCAAGACGGATCGCTGGGAAACCAGTCCGCTGAAATCGCACATTAACTGGGTGATATTGGATAGCGATTGGGAAGGCGAATTCTGCCGCGTGGCGGAATCGCACCCGCAGGTTATTTCCTATGTTAAGAACCACAGCCTGGGGCTGGAAGTTCCATATCGTTATGGATCGGAAACTCGAAAATACAGACCGGATTTCATTGTTCAGATTAACGATGGTAAAGACGATCCCTTGAATATGATCGTCGAAATTAAAGGTTATCGCCGCGAAGATGCCAAGGAAAAGAAACTCACGATGGATACCTATTGGGTCCCAGGCGTGAATAACCTGAAAAGCTTTGGACGCTGGGCATTTGTCGAATTCGCGGACGTATTTGAAATGGAGCACGACTTCAAGAAAAAGGTCGAGGAGCATTTTGAAAAAATGATTGTAGAGGCAATGGGGAAAGGACAATAA